The following are encoded in a window of Sutcliffiella horikoshii genomic DNA:
- a CDS encoding phosphatidylglycerophosphatase A family protein, producing the protein MRKYTLKEMRETTKKMLDDRGVTIQDIAEIVLLLQKKYISNVTLEDCIHNVEKVLEKREIVHAVLTGLSLDILAEKKLLPDPLQYLVETDEPLYGIDEIIPLSIVNVYGSIGLTNFGFLDKEKFGIIKRLDEHEGEEVHTFMDDIVCALAAAAASRIAHRSRDIEEAELSEEEVIV; encoded by the coding sequence ATGAGAAAATATACGTTAAAAGAGATGAGAGAAACAACAAAAAAGATGTTAGATGACAGAGGTGTCACCATACAGGATATCGCAGAAATCGTTCTTCTACTTCAAAAGAAATATATTAGTAATGTGACCCTCGAAGATTGTATACATAACGTCGAGAAGGTCTTGGAAAAAAGAGAAATTGTTCATGCAGTGTTAACGGGATTGTCGCTTGATATTTTAGCAGAAAAAAAGTTGCTCCCAGATCCCCTTCAATATTTGGTGGAGACAGACGAACCGCTATATGGGATTGATGAAATTATCCCATTATCTATTGTAAACGTGTATGGATCGATTGGATTGACGAACTTTGGATTTCTCGATAAAGAGAAATTTGGCATCATAAAGAGGTTGGACGAACACGAAGGGGAAGAAGTTCATACCTTTATGGATGATATAGTATGTGCTCTTGCAGCAGCGGCAGCAAGTCGAATTGCACACAGATCGAGAGACATAGAAGAGGCTGAATTAAGCGAAGAGGAAGTAATTGTATAA
- a CDS encoding YpjP family protein, translating to MPKWLKKSLVVLITALTFGTVSPPAYLTIDDQKDDSSFGDVTNKNYSNEFIEPFEQRVSKDSFLSLATEQAELQSFEKFGSRIGPKIQDEFKDVIFPKMEQVLQDLAEEHPEEDLSNLTISENPTGGDSEKIFHIYHAVTGKDLIRFHVRKDHPPLDGYYFNFHYHTYHDEFHGHHALGSIYWAKNTPPKWLS from the coding sequence GTCCTAATTACAGCGCTTACGTTCGGTACAGTATCGCCACCTGCCTATTTGACAATAGACGATCAAAAGGATGATTCGTCGTTTGGCGATGTAACAAACAAAAATTATTCAAATGAATTTATTGAACCCTTTGAGCAAAGAGTGTCCAAAGATTCTTTCTTGTCATTAGCTACCGAACAGGCTGAACTACAAAGTTTTGAAAAGTTCGGCTCAAGAATCGGTCCGAAAATACAAGATGAATTTAAAGATGTTATTTTTCCTAAAATGGAACAGGTGTTGCAAGATTTAGCAGAAGAACATCCTGAAGAGGATCTAAGTAATTTAACTATTTCTGAAAATCCGACAGGTGGAGACAGCGAAAAGATTTTTCATATTTATCATGCAGTCACAGGAAAGGATCTTATTCGCTTTCATGTAAGAAAAGATCATCCTCCGTTAGATGGATATTATTTTAACTTTCACTACCATACTTATCACGATGAATTCCACGGCCATCATGCACTAGGCTCTATTTACTGGGCGAAGAACACACCACCTAAATGGTTGAGCTAG